The following coding sequences are from one Melospiza melodia melodia isolate bMelMel2 chromosome 2, bMelMel2.pri, whole genome shotgun sequence window:
- the NUMA1 gene encoding nuclear mitotic apparatus protein 1 isoform X1 — protein MTSESLRNSSEGSGQEPDRLATMSLHGERVAALLAWVNSTKVCPDPVNDLSQLQDCSVFIRIIHKIHGSKEGESVLEQPLPERISFIHGFLQKHCRHKVAAENLVSAQKLLDGEELALAKVAVLLLYHTSMSSKDSGDWNELDYKTQVELASIVKFVLDNEECLNENLEPFLQRKEAPLSSVSSSSSEEHSPLFSLPYKKEVHFLELQKIASFPSTNLPSTPSSPMGDIMQTPQFQLRRLKVQLAFERKKQEELEVEVVENHKLIMEKDAQITKMQQQIDRLVKLNEKQAEDLLEPKEMEELREKNESLVGRLHEAFRQCQDLKTEKAQMDRKINQLSEENGDLSFKLREIASNMVQLQRALNELSEEHNSAMAQSQEKQRQLEKELHAAVQDKKCSEEKIEILQGKISMLEEQLAKLEECSAQEKGEVMGDILKLEELKQEVSSLTAKGLQLEEAKQQLEKEKQQLDSLVTSLQSSLSESQRAQERLKRDLQARAAEEQAERLAALSAQHEQALRERDSALQQLQQANTSLSSQLQARDEEKAMLSRKVGELEAQILELGAQRQQGVAAEALKAQLQELEGRLKESQQRLAERDKLARENSRLQEQLLFLEESLRNTEGILEDEKRRAAECLEGNLARIAELEAERQQLVQGREPALPEQGKELATHRVSQESPEQPVGASPAARGEDEECRRLKEEMQALSREHSRTCQQLQAEQEKVAVLEAQAERLAGLQADLSSAQSWAKEKEKEEQKLRAEMSSLQEKMAVVEQAAAQRVAKLEADAQRAAEALEGVSQQLSQEKLKSKELEGTMDQLRIAEKELVSLRSAVQEKESWKEQVSQCVQEMERKNTLISSLEQEVSILHHQVKEKEGESKELKRLILAESEKSKKLEERLRVLQTEMATAASRAAERCSLMKVEVQRCQDEMEKQRMTIEALKRDRHSQSEREDELRQEAKVCQDKCLQKEQLLAALQQELDSARARHASLESQQRQDLEQRAKAVSTLQGELAQAKLEAAKVPSLREQLAEKERALQEYESSKGAAMEERKKLLEETQRLTSQVDELNKKLTQHEKATWTQQQRVKALEGELQTAVRSHQEKVAELQGQLIQKEQAAEHYKGQMEKAKRDYDAKKQQNQELSEKLKAMENLQKENTELQSKSERLAKELQQSILQAKESEMSCKNLTSQICSLEAQVQELSKFQGKTATVKGHEASFESVADQSTDSLDEAQQLSSSRKATSSQLEVSVVPSDSEESLLSQRLPRTKSSLESLYFTPILSETRSQLQSSANFPADFSPDSGCKTRSARRRTTINITMTDKQGESEELVCIKNIPLAQSTKTSSPAKGRLRSGASTRSLTSFPSQETLAKLEASSPEKSPDHSVLLGLPGYRPVTRSSLRLQRTSISSLGQSTMKLGMCQDEPEQLDDWNRIAELQRRNQARPPHLKTSYPLESMPSTSLGTITDEDVKMGDPEETLQRGRRQSSQPVATSSQAGSITTRQRRKRLSEETHQGPDTPPSKKPTSCFPRPQSSQDRSAQSGSQASQDSEQRAPATPAQRRQSMAFSILNTPRELGRRLLRRAIAQRSTPTSSSGTRRSSRIATAKSPKGKASRQSRTDKRS, from the exons ATGACTTCCGAGAGTCTCCGGAACAGCAGCGAGGG GTCTGGGCAGGAACCTGATAGGCTGGCCACAATGTCACTTCATGGTGAAAGAGTTGCTGCTCTCCTGGCTTGG GTGAACAGCACCAAGGTTTGTCCTGATCCCGTCAATGATCTGTCCCAGCTCCAGGACTGCAGTGTCTTCATCAGAATTATTCACAAAAT CCACGGGAGCAAGGAGGGGGAGTCTGTGctggagcagccactgccagagaGGATCTCCTTCATCCATGGTTTCCTGCAGA AGCACTGCCGGCACAAAGTGGCTGCAGAAAACCTTGTCTCTGCACAGAAACTCCTGgatggagaggagctggccctggccaAG gtggctgtgctgctcctgtaTCACACCTCCATGAGTTCCAAGGACTCTGGGGACTGGAATGAACTTGACTACAAGACCCAG GTTGAACTGGCATCAATTGTCAAATTTGTGCTGGATAACGAGGAGTGCCTGAATGAGAATTTGGAGCCATTTCTGCAGAGGAAAG AGGCACCCTTGTCCAGTGTGTCCAGCAGCAGTTCTGAGGAACATTCCCCACTGTTCTCTCTCCCTTACAAGAAAGAGGTGCATTTCCTGGAGCTGCAGAAGATCGCCTCCTTCCCCAGCACCAA cctccccagcaCTCCGTCTTCGCCCATGGGGGACATCATGCAGACCCCCCAGTTCCAGCTGCGGAGGCTCAAGGTGCAGCTGGCCTTTGAGAGAAAgaaacaggaagagctggaggtggaggtggtggaGAATCACAAGCTCATCATGGAGAAGG ATGCTCAGATCACCAAGATGCAGCAGCAGATTGATCGCTTGGTAAAGCTCAATGAGAAACAAGCTGAAGACCTGCTGGAGCCCAAAGAAATGGAGGAGCTGAGGGAGAAGAATGAGAG CCTGGTGGGGCGCCTGCACGAGGCCTTCAGGCAGTGCCAGgacctgaagactgaaaaagcccagatggaCCGGAAAATCAACCAGCTCTCCGAGGAGAATGGGGATCTTTCCTTCAAG CTGCGGGAGATCGCCAGCAATATGGTCCAGCTGCAACGAGCCCTGAATGAGCTCTCAGAGGAGCACAACAGTGCCATGGCACAGTCGCAGGAAAAGCAGCGGcagctggagaaggagctgcaTGCCGCTGTGCAGGATAAG AAATGCTCCGAAGAGAAAATCGAGATTCTACAGGGAAAAATTTCGATGCTGGAGGAGCAGTTGGCCAAGCTGGAGGAATGCAGCGCCCAGGAGAAGGGAGAAGTCATGGGAGACATTTTGAAG ctggaggagctgaagcAGGAAGTGTCCAGCCTCACGGCCAAAGGACTGCAGCTGGAGGAGGCgaagcagcagctggagaaggagaagcagcagctggaCAGCCTTGTCACCAGCCTCCAGAGCTCCCTCTCTGAGAGCCAGCGGGCTCAGGAGAGGCTGAAGCGGGACCTGCAGGCACGGGCTGCCGAGGAGCAGGCTGAGCGGCTGGCTGCCCTGAGCGCCCAGCATGAGCAGGCCCTGCGGGAAAGGgactctgccctgcagcagctccagcaggccAACACATCCCTCAGCAGCCAGCTGCAGGCCAGGGATGAGGAGAAGGCTATGCTGAGCCGCAAGGTGGGCGAACTGGAAGCCCAGATCCTGGAGCTGGGTGCCCAACGGCAGCAGGGAGTGGCAGCAGAGGCACTGAAagcccagctgcaggagctggagggcaGGCTGAAGGAGAGCCAGCAGAGGCTGGCTGAGAGGGACAAGCTGGCCCGGGAGAACAGccgcctgcaggagcagctgctcttcCTGGAGGAATCCCTGCGGAACACTGAGGGAATATTGGAGGATGAGAAGAGACGGGCAGCTGAGTGCCTGGAAGGCAACCTGGCCAGGATCGCTGAGCTGGAGGCAGAGAGACAGCAGCTGGTTCAGGGCCGGGAGCCAGCCCTGCCGGAGCAGGGTAAGGAGCTGGCCACACACCGGGTGTCACAGGAGAGCCCGGAGCAGCCCGTGGGAGCCTCTCCTGCCGCCCGAGGGGAGGACGAAGAGTGCAGGCGGCTGAAGGAGGAAATGCAGGCGCTGAGCCGGGAGCACAGCCGGACCTGTCAGCAGCTGcaggctgagcaggagaaggtggctgtgctggaggcccAGGCAGAGCGGCTGGCTGGCCTCCAGGCTGACTTGTCCAGCGCTCAGTCATGggcaaaggagaaggagaaagaggagcagAAGCTGAGGGCCGAGATGTCATCCCTTCAGGAGAAGATGGCTGTGGTAGAGCAAGCAGCAGCCCAGCGTGTGGCCAAGCTGGAGGCGGATGCCCAGAGAGCTGCTGAGGCACTGGAGGGAGTCTCCCAGCAGCTGTCCCAGGAGAAGCTCAAGTCCAAGGAGCTGGAAGGCACCATGGATCAGCTGCGGATTGCAGAGAAGGAGCTGGTGTCCCTCCGCTCTGCCGTGCAAGAGAAGGAGAGCTGGAAGGAACAAGTGTCCCAGTGTGTCCAGGAGATGGAGAGGAAGAACACCCTGATCagcagcctggagcaggaggTCTCCATCCTCCATCACCAGGTGAAAGAGAAGGAAGGGGAGAGCAAGGAGCTGAAACGCCTGATCCTGGCTGAGTCGGAGAAGAGCAAGAAGCTGGAGGAGAGGCTGCGGGTGCTGCAGACTGAGATGGCCACCGCAGCCTCCCGTGCAGCCGAGAGGTGCTCCCTGATGAAGGTGGAGGTGCAGCGGTGCCAGGACGAGATGGAGAAGCAGCGGATGACCATTGAGGCCCTGAAGAGGGACCGCCACAGCCAGAGCGAGCGGGAGGATGAGCTGAGGCAGGAGGCAAAGGTCTGCCAGGACAAGTGCCTgcagaaggagcagctcctggctgctctgcagcaggagcTCGACAGTGCTCGGGCCAGACATGCCTCCCTAGAAAGCCAGCAGCGCCAGGACCTGGAGCAGAGAGCAAAAGCTGTGTCCACGCTGCAAGGTGAGCTAGCGCAGGCCAAGCTGGAGGCGGCCAAGGTGCCATCGCTGCGGGAGCAGCTGGCAGAAAAGGAGCGGGCCCTGCAGGAGTATGAGAGCAGCAAGGGGGCAGCCATGGAAGAGAGGAAGAAGCTCCTGGAAGAGACGCAGAGACTGACAAGTCAG GTGGACGAGCTGAATAAAAAGCTGACTCAGCATGAGAAGGCCACCTGGACCCAGCAGCAGAGAGTTAAG gcactggaaggggagCTGCAGACAGCAGTCAGAAGCCATCAGGAGAaggtggcagagctgcaggggcagctcaTCCAGAAGGAGCAGGCAGCTGAGCACTACAAAGGGCAG ATGGAGAAGGCAAAAAGAGATTATGATGCCAAGAAGCAGCAGAACCAGGAGCTATCAGAGAAGCTGAAGGCCATGGAGAACCTGCAGAAAGAGAACACAGAGCTTCAGAGCAAATCAGAGAGGCTGGCCAAGGAGCTACAGCAGAGCATCCTGCAGGCCAAGGAGTCTGAGATGAGCTGCAAGAATCTAACCAGCCAGATTTGCAGCCTGGAAGCTCAG GTGCAGGAACTCAGCAAGTTCCAGGGGAAGACTGCCACAGTAAAGGGACATGAGGCTTCCTTTGAGAGTGTGGCTGACCAGAGCACTGATAGCCTTGATGAGGCACAGCAGCTCAGCTCCTCCAG GAAGGCTACCAGCTCTCAGCTGGAAGTCTCAGTGGTGCCGTCAGACAGCGAAGAGTCACTGCTGTCTCAGCGGCTGCCCCGGACCAAGTCATCCCTGGAGAGTCTCTACTTTACTCCCATCCTCTCTGAGACACGGTCACAGCTCCAGAGCAGCGCCAACTTCCCGGCAGACTTCTCGCCGGACTCGGGCTGCAAGACCCGCTCTGCCCGGCGCCGCACCACCATCAACATCACCATGACAGAT AAACAGGGAGAGTCTGAGGAACTGGTCTGCATCAAGAACATCCCATTGGCTCAGTCCACAAAAACATCTTCCCCTGCTAAGGGCCGTCTGCGCTCAGGTGCCTCCACCCGCTCCCTCACCAGCTTCCCCTCCCAGGAAACCCTTGCAAAGCTGGAAGCCTCCTCCCCAGAGAAGAGCCCTGACCATTCAGTACTGCTGGGCCTCCCTGGGTACCGACCAGTCACGCGTAGCTCCCTGCGCTTGCAGCGGACCAGCATCTCCAGCCTTG GCCAGAGCACCATGAAGCTGGGCATGTGCCAGGATGAGCCGGAGCAGCTGGATGACTGGAACCGCATTGCAGAGCTGCAGCGGCGAAACCAGGCCCGCCCTCCCCACCTGAAAACCAGCTACCCCCTAGAGAGCATG CCCTCCACCTCCTTGGGAACCATCACGGATGAGGATGTGAAGATGGGGGACCCAGAAGAGACGCTGCAGCGTGGCAGAAGGCAGTCCTCCCAGCCCGTGGCCACCAGCAGCCAGGCCGGCAGCATCACCACCCGGCAGCGGAGGAAGCGCCTCTCGGAGGAGACCCACCAGGGCCCTGACACCCCCCCG TCCAAGAAGCCAACCAGCTGCTtcccacggccccagagctccCAGGACCGCAGTGCACAGAGTGGCTCCCAGGCCAGTCAAGACAGCGAGCAGCGAGCCCCAGCCACACCA GCTCAGAGGCGCCAGTCGATGGCGTTCAGCATCCTCAACACccccagggagctggggaggcGCCTGCTGCGCCGGGCAATCGCCCAGAGGAGCACTCCCACATCCTCCAGCGGCACCCGCCGCTCGTCCCGCATCGCCACCGCCAAGTCCCCAAAGGGCAAG GCCAGTCGCCAGTCGCGCACGGACAAGCGATCCTGA
- the NUMA1 gene encoding nuclear mitotic apparatus protein 1 isoform X2: MSLHGERVAALLAWVNSTKVCPDPVNDLSQLQDCSVFIRIIHKIHGSKEGESVLEQPLPERISFIHGFLQKHCRHKVAAENLVSAQKLLDGEELALAKVAVLLLYHTSMSSKDSGDWNELDYKTQVELASIVKFVLDNEECLNENLEPFLQRKEAPLSSVSSSSSEEHSPLFSLPYKKEVHFLELQKIASFPSTNLPSTPSSPMGDIMQTPQFQLRRLKVQLAFERKKQEELEVEVVENHKLIMEKDAQITKMQQQIDRLVKLNEKQAEDLLEPKEMEELREKNESLVGRLHEAFRQCQDLKTEKAQMDRKINQLSEENGDLSFKLREIASNMVQLQRALNELSEEHNSAMAQSQEKQRQLEKELHAAVQDKKCSEEKIEILQGKISMLEEQLAKLEECSAQEKGEVMGDILKLEELKQEVSSLTAKGLQLEEAKQQLEKEKQQLDSLVTSLQSSLSESQRAQERLKRDLQARAAEEQAERLAALSAQHEQALRERDSALQQLQQANTSLSSQLQARDEEKAMLSRKVGELEAQILELGAQRQQGVAAEALKAQLQELEGRLKESQQRLAERDKLARENSRLQEQLLFLEESLRNTEGILEDEKRRAAECLEGNLARIAELEAERQQLVQGREPALPEQGKELATHRVSQESPEQPVGASPAARGEDEECRRLKEEMQALSREHSRTCQQLQAEQEKVAVLEAQAERLAGLQADLSSAQSWAKEKEKEEQKLRAEMSSLQEKMAVVEQAAAQRVAKLEADAQRAAEALEGVSQQLSQEKLKSKELEGTMDQLRIAEKELVSLRSAVQEKESWKEQVSQCVQEMERKNTLISSLEQEVSILHHQVKEKEGESKELKRLILAESEKSKKLEERLRVLQTEMATAASRAAERCSLMKVEVQRCQDEMEKQRMTIEALKRDRHSQSEREDELRQEAKVCQDKCLQKEQLLAALQQELDSARARHASLESQQRQDLEQRAKAVSTLQGELAQAKLEAAKVPSLREQLAEKERALQEYESSKGAAMEERKKLLEETQRLTSQVDELNKKLTQHEKATWTQQQRVKALEGELQTAVRSHQEKVAELQGQLIQKEQAAEHYKGQMEKAKRDYDAKKQQNQELSEKLKAMENLQKENTELQSKSERLAKELQQSILQAKESEMSCKNLTSQICSLEAQVQELSKFQGKTATVKGHEASFESVADQSTDSLDEAQQLSSSRKATSSQLEVSVVPSDSEESLLSQRLPRTKSSLESLYFTPILSETRSQLQSSANFPADFSPDSGCKTRSARRRTTINITMTDKQGESEELVCIKNIPLAQSTKTSSPAKGRLRSGASTRSLTSFPSQETLAKLEASSPEKSPDHSVLLGLPGYRPVTRSSLRLQRTSISSLGQSTMKLGMCQDEPEQLDDWNRIAELQRRNQARPPHLKTSYPLESMPSTSLGTITDEDVKMGDPEETLQRGRRQSSQPVATSSQAGSITTRQRRKRLSEETHQGPDTPPSKKPTSCFPRPQSSQDRSAQSGSQASQDSEQRAPATPAQRRQSMAFSILNTPRELGRRLLRRAIAQRSTPTSSSGTRRSSRIATAKSPKGKASRQSRTDKRS, translated from the exons ATGTCACTTCATGGTGAAAGAGTTGCTGCTCTCCTGGCTTGG GTGAACAGCACCAAGGTTTGTCCTGATCCCGTCAATGATCTGTCCCAGCTCCAGGACTGCAGTGTCTTCATCAGAATTATTCACAAAAT CCACGGGAGCAAGGAGGGGGAGTCTGTGctggagcagccactgccagagaGGATCTCCTTCATCCATGGTTTCCTGCAGA AGCACTGCCGGCACAAAGTGGCTGCAGAAAACCTTGTCTCTGCACAGAAACTCCTGgatggagaggagctggccctggccaAG gtggctgtgctgctcctgtaTCACACCTCCATGAGTTCCAAGGACTCTGGGGACTGGAATGAACTTGACTACAAGACCCAG GTTGAACTGGCATCAATTGTCAAATTTGTGCTGGATAACGAGGAGTGCCTGAATGAGAATTTGGAGCCATTTCTGCAGAGGAAAG AGGCACCCTTGTCCAGTGTGTCCAGCAGCAGTTCTGAGGAACATTCCCCACTGTTCTCTCTCCCTTACAAGAAAGAGGTGCATTTCCTGGAGCTGCAGAAGATCGCCTCCTTCCCCAGCACCAA cctccccagcaCTCCGTCTTCGCCCATGGGGGACATCATGCAGACCCCCCAGTTCCAGCTGCGGAGGCTCAAGGTGCAGCTGGCCTTTGAGAGAAAgaaacaggaagagctggaggtggaggtggtggaGAATCACAAGCTCATCATGGAGAAGG ATGCTCAGATCACCAAGATGCAGCAGCAGATTGATCGCTTGGTAAAGCTCAATGAGAAACAAGCTGAAGACCTGCTGGAGCCCAAAGAAATGGAGGAGCTGAGGGAGAAGAATGAGAG CCTGGTGGGGCGCCTGCACGAGGCCTTCAGGCAGTGCCAGgacctgaagactgaaaaagcccagatggaCCGGAAAATCAACCAGCTCTCCGAGGAGAATGGGGATCTTTCCTTCAAG CTGCGGGAGATCGCCAGCAATATGGTCCAGCTGCAACGAGCCCTGAATGAGCTCTCAGAGGAGCACAACAGTGCCATGGCACAGTCGCAGGAAAAGCAGCGGcagctggagaaggagctgcaTGCCGCTGTGCAGGATAAG AAATGCTCCGAAGAGAAAATCGAGATTCTACAGGGAAAAATTTCGATGCTGGAGGAGCAGTTGGCCAAGCTGGAGGAATGCAGCGCCCAGGAGAAGGGAGAAGTCATGGGAGACATTTTGAAG ctggaggagctgaagcAGGAAGTGTCCAGCCTCACGGCCAAAGGACTGCAGCTGGAGGAGGCgaagcagcagctggagaaggagaagcagcagctggaCAGCCTTGTCACCAGCCTCCAGAGCTCCCTCTCTGAGAGCCAGCGGGCTCAGGAGAGGCTGAAGCGGGACCTGCAGGCACGGGCTGCCGAGGAGCAGGCTGAGCGGCTGGCTGCCCTGAGCGCCCAGCATGAGCAGGCCCTGCGGGAAAGGgactctgccctgcagcagctccagcaggccAACACATCCCTCAGCAGCCAGCTGCAGGCCAGGGATGAGGAGAAGGCTATGCTGAGCCGCAAGGTGGGCGAACTGGAAGCCCAGATCCTGGAGCTGGGTGCCCAACGGCAGCAGGGAGTGGCAGCAGAGGCACTGAAagcccagctgcaggagctggagggcaGGCTGAAGGAGAGCCAGCAGAGGCTGGCTGAGAGGGACAAGCTGGCCCGGGAGAACAGccgcctgcaggagcagctgctcttcCTGGAGGAATCCCTGCGGAACACTGAGGGAATATTGGAGGATGAGAAGAGACGGGCAGCTGAGTGCCTGGAAGGCAACCTGGCCAGGATCGCTGAGCTGGAGGCAGAGAGACAGCAGCTGGTTCAGGGCCGGGAGCCAGCCCTGCCGGAGCAGGGTAAGGAGCTGGCCACACACCGGGTGTCACAGGAGAGCCCGGAGCAGCCCGTGGGAGCCTCTCCTGCCGCCCGAGGGGAGGACGAAGAGTGCAGGCGGCTGAAGGAGGAAATGCAGGCGCTGAGCCGGGAGCACAGCCGGACCTGTCAGCAGCTGcaggctgagcaggagaaggtggctgtgctggaggcccAGGCAGAGCGGCTGGCTGGCCTCCAGGCTGACTTGTCCAGCGCTCAGTCATGggcaaaggagaaggagaaagaggagcagAAGCTGAGGGCCGAGATGTCATCCCTTCAGGAGAAGATGGCTGTGGTAGAGCAAGCAGCAGCCCAGCGTGTGGCCAAGCTGGAGGCGGATGCCCAGAGAGCTGCTGAGGCACTGGAGGGAGTCTCCCAGCAGCTGTCCCAGGAGAAGCTCAAGTCCAAGGAGCTGGAAGGCACCATGGATCAGCTGCGGATTGCAGAGAAGGAGCTGGTGTCCCTCCGCTCTGCCGTGCAAGAGAAGGAGAGCTGGAAGGAACAAGTGTCCCAGTGTGTCCAGGAGATGGAGAGGAAGAACACCCTGATCagcagcctggagcaggaggTCTCCATCCTCCATCACCAGGTGAAAGAGAAGGAAGGGGAGAGCAAGGAGCTGAAACGCCTGATCCTGGCTGAGTCGGAGAAGAGCAAGAAGCTGGAGGAGAGGCTGCGGGTGCTGCAGACTGAGATGGCCACCGCAGCCTCCCGTGCAGCCGAGAGGTGCTCCCTGATGAAGGTGGAGGTGCAGCGGTGCCAGGACGAGATGGAGAAGCAGCGGATGACCATTGAGGCCCTGAAGAGGGACCGCCACAGCCAGAGCGAGCGGGAGGATGAGCTGAGGCAGGAGGCAAAGGTCTGCCAGGACAAGTGCCTgcagaaggagcagctcctggctgctctgcagcaggagcTCGACAGTGCTCGGGCCAGACATGCCTCCCTAGAAAGCCAGCAGCGCCAGGACCTGGAGCAGAGAGCAAAAGCTGTGTCCACGCTGCAAGGTGAGCTAGCGCAGGCCAAGCTGGAGGCGGCCAAGGTGCCATCGCTGCGGGAGCAGCTGGCAGAAAAGGAGCGGGCCCTGCAGGAGTATGAGAGCAGCAAGGGGGCAGCCATGGAAGAGAGGAAGAAGCTCCTGGAAGAGACGCAGAGACTGACAAGTCAG GTGGACGAGCTGAATAAAAAGCTGACTCAGCATGAGAAGGCCACCTGGACCCAGCAGCAGAGAGTTAAG gcactggaaggggagCTGCAGACAGCAGTCAGAAGCCATCAGGAGAaggtggcagagctgcaggggcagctcaTCCAGAAGGAGCAGGCAGCTGAGCACTACAAAGGGCAG ATGGAGAAGGCAAAAAGAGATTATGATGCCAAGAAGCAGCAGAACCAGGAGCTATCAGAGAAGCTGAAGGCCATGGAGAACCTGCAGAAAGAGAACACAGAGCTTCAGAGCAAATCAGAGAGGCTGGCCAAGGAGCTACAGCAGAGCATCCTGCAGGCCAAGGAGTCTGAGATGAGCTGCAAGAATCTAACCAGCCAGATTTGCAGCCTGGAAGCTCAG GTGCAGGAACTCAGCAAGTTCCAGGGGAAGACTGCCACAGTAAAGGGACATGAGGCTTCCTTTGAGAGTGTGGCTGACCAGAGCACTGATAGCCTTGATGAGGCACAGCAGCTCAGCTCCTCCAG GAAGGCTACCAGCTCTCAGCTGGAAGTCTCAGTGGTGCCGTCAGACAGCGAAGAGTCACTGCTGTCTCAGCGGCTGCCCCGGACCAAGTCATCCCTGGAGAGTCTCTACTTTACTCCCATCCTCTCTGAGACACGGTCACAGCTCCAGAGCAGCGCCAACTTCCCGGCAGACTTCTCGCCGGACTCGGGCTGCAAGACCCGCTCTGCCCGGCGCCGCACCACCATCAACATCACCATGACAGAT AAACAGGGAGAGTCTGAGGAACTGGTCTGCATCAAGAACATCCCATTGGCTCAGTCCACAAAAACATCTTCCCCTGCTAAGGGCCGTCTGCGCTCAGGTGCCTCCACCCGCTCCCTCACCAGCTTCCCCTCCCAGGAAACCCTTGCAAAGCTGGAAGCCTCCTCCCCAGAGAAGAGCCCTGACCATTCAGTACTGCTGGGCCTCCCTGGGTACCGACCAGTCACGCGTAGCTCCCTGCGCTTGCAGCGGACCAGCATCTCCAGCCTTG GCCAGAGCACCATGAAGCTGGGCATGTGCCAGGATGAGCCGGAGCAGCTGGATGACTGGAACCGCATTGCAGAGCTGCAGCGGCGAAACCAGGCCCGCCCTCCCCACCTGAAAACCAGCTACCCCCTAGAGAGCATG CCCTCCACCTCCTTGGGAACCATCACGGATGAGGATGTGAAGATGGGGGACCCAGAAGAGACGCTGCAGCGTGGCAGAAGGCAGTCCTCCCAGCCCGTGGCCACCAGCAGCCAGGCCGGCAGCATCACCACCCGGCAGCGGAGGAAGCGCCTCTCGGAGGAGACCCACCAGGGCCCTGACACCCCCCCG TCCAAGAAGCCAACCAGCTGCTtcccacggccccagagctccCAGGACCGCAGTGCACAGAGTGGCTCCCAGGCCAGTCAAGACAGCGAGCAGCGAGCCCCAGCCACACCA GCTCAGAGGCGCCAGTCGATGGCGTTCAGCATCCTCAACACccccagggagctggggaggcGCCTGCTGCGCCGGGCAATCGCCCAGAGGAGCACTCCCACATCCTCCAGCGGCACCCGCCGCTCGTCCCGCATCGCCACCGCCAAGTCCCCAAAGGGCAAG GCCAGTCGCCAGTCGCGCACGGACAAGCGATCCTGA
- the LOC134414061 gene encoding uncharacterized protein LOC134414061 isoform X1 produces the protein MCLSPELQLTYSQPFSPCSCFELCFIRLHKPQGQEPDRPPPPLDTRHSPAGLPLPIPRRSREEKQLRSRLWKLDGAAWSPAHLSHSAWMELLTTQNQNQALRPRAGTSTLGRHLELLAKDVGGPVVPGSALDVPAAPLSTCRQLDRHCAHSPVGRPLPAESAPHTPPSVEKNLLWPGLACALAHLPAALWRGRDGAACQQLQGDTRGPVLSPVPAVGQSWAQTLCHHP, from the exons ATGTGCTTGTCTCCAGAACTGCAGCTCACCTACAGCCAGCCCTTCAGTCCATGCAGCTGCTTTGAGCTCTGCTTCATCCGCCTGCACAAACCCCAGGGGCAGGAGCCTGACCGCCCACCGCCACCCCTGGACACA CGACATTCTCCTGCAGGGCTGCCCCTCCCTATCCCCAGGAGATCCAGGGAGGAGAAGCAACTGAGGAGCCGCCTGTGGAAGCTGGATGGGGCTGCCTGGAGCCCAGCCCACCTCAGCCACTCTGCCTGGATGGAGCTGTTGACAACACAGAACCAGAACCAGGCCCtgaggcccagagctggcacgAGCACCCTGGGGcgtcacctggagctgctggccaaGGATGTGGGAGGTCCTGTAGTGCCAG GCTCTGCACTGGATGTGCCTGCTGCTCCCTTGAGTACCTGCAGGCAGCTGGACAGGCACTGTGCTCACAGTCCTGTTGGCAG GCCACTTCCTGCTGAATCTGCTCCCCACACGCCTCCCAGTGTGGAGAAGAACCTACTGTGGCCTGGCCTTGCTTGTGCCCTGGCCCATTTGCCAGCTGCCCTTTGGcgtggcagggatggagcagcatgCCAGCAACTGCAGGGAGACACCAGGGGCCCTGTCCTCAGCCCAGTGCCTGCAGTAGGACAGAGCTGGGCACAAACCCTGTGTCACCACCCCTGA
- the LOC134414061 gene encoding uncharacterized protein LOC134414061 isoform X2, which yields MCLSPELQLTYSQPFSPCSCFELCFIRLHKPQGQEPDRPPPPLDTRHSPAGLPLPIPRRSREEKQLRSRLWKLDGAAWSPAHLSHSAWMELLTTQNQNQALRPRAGTSTLGRHLELLAKDVGGPVVPGESPPEELLQLWDLQHQKSVEQLE from the exons ATGTGCTTGTCTCCAGAACTGCAGCTCACCTACAGCCAGCCCTTCAGTCCATGCAGCTGCTTTGAGCTCTGCTTCATCCGCCTGCACAAACCCCAGGGGCAGGAGCCTGACCGCCCACCGCCACCCCTGGACACA CGACATTCTCCTGCAGGGCTGCCCCTCCCTATCCCCAGGAGATCCAGGGAGGAGAAGCAACTGAGGAGCCGCCTGTGGAAGCTGGATGGGGCTGCCTGGAGCCCAGCCCACCTCAGCCACTCTGCCTGGATGGAGCTGTTGACAACACAGAACCAGAACCAGGCCCtgaggcccagagctggcacgAGCACCCTGGGGcgtcacctggagctgctggccaaGGATGTGGGAGGTCCTGTAGTGCCAG gtgagagcccacctgaagagctgctccagctctgggacctCCAACATCAGAAGAGTGTGGAGCAACTGGAATGA